TCAACGGTGATTTTGAATTGATTGTCTTTTACCACAAAATTTATTGTGTGAAGCCCTCTCGTGAGTGTATACACATTATCTCCCCTCCCCCTGTTATTTACCTCGGTAATAGACCGCCTACGTGATGGCGGCTGATATCCACCAAAACTCCGTTTGCCAACGCAAATGTTATTGCGGCCAAAGTGTACGAATCCTGGATTTTGCCTGTTAAGATGTCGCTTAAAATCTCCTCGGTACTGTTAAGTTCGACCTTTGCGATACCTTCTTTTTCATCCCCCTTAAAATCGTCACCGTTAAAGTTGGCCATAAATATTCCAACTTTACCGCTAAAAATTCCTGTATCTGGATATACATAGCCAAGCAAAGTGCAGGAATACGGCATTTTCCCTACTTCACTTCTTCCGCAATTTCCCGAATTGCCGCTTCTTTCTCCGATTCTTCGTTTTTTTTTTACAAAACCTCGCGGGATCTCTTTGGAGAATTCGCCAATTGGATAACGAAAAATTTTAATGGTTATGATCTTGTCTTCTACAAACCCAAGCGTAGCAACGCCTACTAAGCCGGAAGGTGTTTTTTGGGTGTGTTCTACTGAAACATAGCTCCCTATCCTCCCATCAGGAAACTTAACTTGATCCTTGTTTAGCGTCAGGTATTTGTCTTTATACACAATCTCTCGGCTTAACCTGGTTATAATTCGTTCCATTAGAACCCTCCATTGTTCCTGCGCGGCTCCCTCTTGCCTTTTGCAACAAGAGGGAGGTTTCCGGCAGGGTTTATCTTTTTAGATAATTCGTACGATCCTTCCCCGAATCTGTTCTTTCTTCGGGTCAACGTGAAGCACTCTCATCAGTACCTTATCCCCTTTTTTCACGTTCTGGTATCGCGGATGGGGGCATAAGGCATCAACATTCGGCTCAAGGTTAACAAAGACGCCGTACTCTCGTACACCGGATACTTTGCCCACATATTCCCCCCGCTCCTGATAACGCTTCGTGCATTCCGGCCACGGGTTTTTCTTGGCTTGTTTCGCGCTTACTTTTACCTTCTTGTTCTCTTTGTCCAACTCGACGACTTTTACGTGCAGGTGGTCTCCTACTTTCACTTTTTCCTCAAGGTCGTCGATCCAGCCGTAATCTACTTCCTCAATGGGGATCTTCACCATAATCCCCCCAATATCCGCCCTAACTTCAATCGGGGTAACTTCCCGTACCACCGCAATGATGACAGCCCCTTCCTCCAGCCGGTTCCATGTAAGTCCTGCCATGTGTTCCAAAGCATCTTTACGGGAGGCGACAAAGGTTTCTCCTTCCCGGTCGTAGCTTACAACCTTAAAAACTACGTCTTGTCCGGTGAGCTTTCTTAGTTGCCTGATGTCTTCTACTCCCGAAAAATCAATCGGGATGACACCCCGAATGTGACCAAATTGCACGATGGCGCATACTTTGTTTTGCAAGGTTTCAATTCCGGTGACGGTTCCTTGCAAGATGAGTTTGTTCTGAAAAGCACTGTAGATTTCTTTCCAATCCTTATCGTAAGTCTCCTCTTCGATTTTTGTCGGGTTAAAACCCTCGATTAAGATTCCGCGGATTTCTTCCATCATGAAACACTCTCCTTTTTAGTTTTTTAATTTAGTTTTTTAAAAGAAATCATCATCGTCATCGGGCACATAAGCCCTTTTTTCTTCTTCCGGAGGTTTTTCTTCCGGTTCATCTTCAAGGCTGGGGGGAGAGAAATCCTCCTCGTTTGATGTGAAGAGTTCCCCCTGAACGGAATGTGTTTCTTTGTCTTTGTGCCGGAAGGTTATCTTTTTGGGCTTGTCTTCTTCAAGCGCCTCTAAGGCTTCTAAGGCTTCGATTCCCAGTGTTTTTTGCGGCGTTTTTTGCGTTTCTTCGGCTTTATCGTTTGTTACGGTTTCAGCAGAGATTTTGTTTGCCGTGCTTTCTAAAGCACTTTCATTTGCGGGTCTTGTTGTTTCATTTTCTTGTTGTTCTTGTTGTTCTTGCTGTCTTTCTATTGGCTCGTGTTTTTTTCTCTCACCTTCTTTCTCTTTTTTCTTCCAGAAATTTAATCTGTAGAATATAAATTTGGATTTGCTTTCGTTTTTCTCCCACTCCCTCCTTTCCTTCCAGTCTTTCGGGACGAAATTTCCTTTGCCGATTCCTGGTGTTTGCTGGACACCGTTTTTCATGAGTTTGTGGATGAAGTGAAAGCGCGGAAGAGAGTACATGATTTGCGAATAGTAGTATCGATATTCTTCGATTTCTACGTCCTGGTATTTTTCGGGCAGTAAATTCGGGATAAAGATTCTGTTGGCATACGTTCCTCGCCGTTCGATCATTTGCCTTTTTCCGAGTTCTTCCGCGAATTCTTTGGCGTCTTCCGCAGTTACTCCACCAAAGACGATTTTGTTGCGGCACCCGTTTAGGATTGAACGCTTGATCGCTCTCCCGCTCATTTTTCCACTTTCAACTTCGAGTTGAGCAAGGGATTGTGTGGCAAAGATTCCGGCTACGCGATATTCCGCCGCGATACTCAGGAATCGCTCAAAATCCGGGTTAATATACCTGGATAGTTCGTCCACGATGAGAAAATGAGGTATGCGCGTGCGCTCTGTGCCTGGTCTCCGAAATGTCCCGCTCTGGAGGTGCATGACGACGAATTGACCAAAAGCGTCTCCGCTTGTGCCGAGTTCCCCTAAAGCGGTGTTGACGGCAAGAATCCCTCCTTTTAAAAAATGTTCATCGATGTTCAGGCTGTCTTTTCCGCCCATGATCGCTTTCAGGTTTGTGTTTGATGTGAGGTTTTCTAATTGTGCACGCAACCCGATTGCGAATTGGCGGTATTTATCCCTCAAAGAGCCTAAAAGTTCAGACTCAAAAAAACGAACGAGGTCTGTAGCCCCGTCACGTGCTTTTAGTTCTTTTACTTTTTTCTCGAGAAGTTCCGGGTCACGCAGTGTTTCTACAACGTCGATCAGGTCAATGTTGTCACCGTATAGCGTCTTGAGGAGCTTTGTTGTATTCCTTGCCGCAAGCTCCTGAACCGTCGCAAAGAAAGGGTCCTGCTTCCCAAAGAGACTCTTTAACACAGACACCGTCGCTTCCGCCACAGTGTCCATGTCCCCTTTCATCGGGTTGAAAGTGTCGCTTTTGTAGTCAGGGTCATAACCTCTTACGATGGCATATTCACGGTTTCTCGCGGGATCGATATGGACGAACGGCAGTTCCATCGCTTCTGCCATCTCCCGTACCATGAAGGCCATATCTCCCTTGGGTTCGATAACAGATAATCCCAACTGCACTCCCCGTTTTTTCATGAGGAGTAATTGATAGATGATCGGCTTTAGTAGTGTTGCCGTCTTTCCGGAACGAATCGGCCCCACAATGAGCATGTTTGTAAAAAGGTCATCCCCTTTTAGCTTTATGGCTTCTATGGTGCCACCCCCTTTATTCTGCTATTTTCAAATCTTTTTCTGTTTTTTCAGGCACGGCTTCACCTAAGACAAGCGTAAGCTCTTCCTGCTTCTCTCTGTTTGAAAGGAATTTGAGTTTGTTTAACCAATTCTCTTTCGTCTTCGCGACGAGTCTTTCTTTTTCTATGTTGCCTCGTGTACGCCTGTATGAAATGAGTGCCGCTCCGTACATAAAAAGGAGCGCGGCACCCACAAACGTCGCGAGTATGAGGAAAATTCGTGATACGATGATGGGCTGGAGGGGATAGTGGTTTTCTGTCCATACGCCGTATACCCAGTTTCCGATGAACACCGATCCCACGGCAAAGAATGATGCGACGATGACGAGATCATGCTCTTTGTTAAGCAAAAGTTTTGTTAGGTAGATTGCAACGAAGATAAAGAGCATGATGCTTAAAAACCATATCGGGTAAATGGTTCCGTAGATTGCCCCTCCCCATAACACGAGGCTTAAAAGGAGTAAGCTCAAGGGAAACATGGTTTAGCCCCATTTCTGTACCGGCTTTACCGGATAGTTCTTTAAAACGAATCGGATTTCATCCGCCATGATCCCGCGGAGGAAGTAGAAGATCTCTTTTTGTGTCTCTGGATGATATTTTTTTAGTTCTTCTTCAAGCGTCGGGTCAGAAATTAGGTTCGCGATCGTTTTAAGCGGATTGATCAGAGTATGTTCCATCTTTTTTCCCCCTTTCATTAAAAAGATCTTTGATGTCGATTGACTCGAATGTGATGAAGTGTTGGTCTCTAAAGTATTTTTGATACTCGGAAACCATTCGGTTTGCCACAAGAACCTTGATTTCCCTTCCGTATTTTTGTTTTTGTTCTTCCGTCATTCGTGTGAGGTTGAAGATCATCATGTAGTCGTTTGTGAGCAGATTAACAAGATATTCACCCCCTTCTTTTGAAATCCATTTCAACCACGGGTGATCGCTTTTTATCACCTCCTTTCCAAGTGCTTGGAATAATTCTTCGTCGCTTGCATAGTGTTTGAGGTACCTGATTCCGAAGTTATAAGGGAGGAGAAGAATTTCTCCTCCCATAACCAAGCGTAACTGGTTGCTTTTTTCGATGAAGTTCCTGAAGCTGGTTTCGCCACCAAAAAAGACGGCGATATTTGTGGTTTTAGCAATAAAAGTGATTTCTTTTATCACTTTGACAATGGCGACTTCTTTTGCCTTGTCCTCAAGATAGTAAATCTCGTATTCTACCCCTGCCGGAGAGATGAGCTTTCCTTGCACAAGATCACCCCGGTTTCGGTTCTCTTCTCTTTTGACTTCACGGCTGTCTTTATATTGCCATCCGGATTTGGCAAGTTCGAGAAAGATTTGATTGACCTTCGCAAGGTATCCGATCTGCTTTTGATTGACCCGGTTGTTCGCAGCAGGGACTTTGCTTTCGATCTTGCCGTTTTTGTGTAGAAGCGTGATCCCTTTATCGGTGATGTAGTACCCCCCTGTTGTCGCCCTCCCCTCTTTTTTGATTCTTGAATATGACTCGATCAATCCTGTGTTCTTCATGAGGTATAGCTTGCGGTAGCAGTAGTTTTTTTTACCGTCAAAAAACATCTCCGCAATCTGTTCTGTTGTAAGTACACGGTGTTTGTAGATTGCGGAGAGTATTTCTAAATCTCTTTCGTTTATGCGTTTGATCGTATCAGGCATGATCGTCTTCTCCTTATCTATAGAACTTTATCTATAGAAGTTGTGTTCGCCGATTCGGGTGATGAATTCCCTGTTCTTTTTAATCCAGTTGTTTTTATTTTTGCTGTTTTCAAAATAGAGCGCATCTTCCAATACGACCACCCCTTCCAATGCTTCTTTAGCCGCTTTTATATCCTCTTCTGTCGGCGTGTTGTTAATCTTTTTGTTGGCGACGGGCGTGAACTGCCCTTTTTGGAAGATCACGTCTTTGATGGTGTTGGGAAAATCAGGACTTTTTACTCGATTCAGTACCACATTTGCCACGGCAATCTTTCCTTCGTATGGCTGGTTCCCTGCTTCAGCGTGAATAAGACGGGCAAGCAACATGACTTCCGTTTGATTTTCTTCTGAGAGACTGGAGATCGTTATATTTTTAGCCTTGGATGGAGTTTTGTATTGTTTTATGGCGAGTATATCCTCCTCGTCAGATTGACCGATCAGAATAGGCGGCGCTCTATTGGGTTCGATTTCTACTTTTCTTAATCCGGTGAAGTGTGTCACTGCCAAAACGAGTGAGATAACGAGAGAGATGAGAATTAAGGTAATGTTGATATATGTTCTTTTCACGGGTAACCTCCTTGTGATAATTTTCACATGGATTGATTCCTCCATGATGGAGGGGTCTACAAAACCACGGCGGGAAGGCCCGCGTCTTTAAGCGTGGGAGAATATTAACCCTCCTGAATGGATGTTCCTACTTATGGTACTGCCGTTGTTGAAGTAGATTCAGTTTTGTGATTTATTTCACATGCTTTGATTTCTCCATAAAAGGCGGGAAGAACCTCCTTTGCGTTGTGTTTTCTTAACCGCTTTCTACCCTTAATGCCGTACTTGGATTAGATTGCCTTCTGTGTCATTTAGTGTTTGACACTTCCTGCGGTGTTTAGCATTTGCCACTTCGTTTAAGGAGCGTTTTTGTATGGCCGTTTTTCATCCCCATGAGAATCATGCGCTCGGTTTGATACACCGTATTATCCCCATTGATGGATTGATGTGAAATGGAGTTTGATGAAGAAATGTAGTGTAGGTTAAGGGCTGGAGGGCTTTTCTAACATTCGTGAGGTATATTTGACTATCTTTTCCATCCTAATTCCATGACGTTATTTGGGGTAGGAATCTATTTTGGACTGGAAATTGAAATCCGGTTTTGGGATGGATTTTTCGTTATGGGGCTGGGGCGTTTTGCAACGTCATTGAGCTTTTCTGAATGATGTGCGGAGATGATGATTTAATGTTGGGGTGGGGCTGTTCCGTCGTCGCAACCTAAGATTGCTCCTCCGGAACTTTTATTATTTTTTCGAGACACCCTAATTATTAAGGAATTAGTCACTTCTCCTTATCCCAAAAGTCCTTTCGCCCATTTTTCCGTGTCAAATCGTACCCTCATTTTGACATTTTTTTCTCTATTTTTCCGACCCCTCAAAAAAAGCCGTCATTTTGACATTTTATTTTTCCATATTCTGTAATTTTTCGTTAACCTTTTGACATGGATTTTTTCTAAATTCTGTTAAAAAGTGAATGAAATTTTCCATTGGCAGAACAAAGACGGTGACCATATCTCCCCTCTCCTTATTCAACATCCCTGTTTCCATTATTTCAATATTTTCCCAGCTATCATCTTCTATAATTTTTGCCCTCCGGATGCCATCTATCACCCATTTTCGATTGCGGTTATCGAAGTCACGTATTTTCCTGTTTGAAAAAGAGTAGACAAAAAGAAGAAGAGCTTTCTTGATTTTTTGCGGCATCTCAATGTTTTCCATCGCCTGGATCGTCGCTGAAATGTAGTAATCACGTATTAAGCTACTATATTTCTTTTCCTCTTTGTATGTTGGGAGTAGTCCCGGATAAGTGATGCGATAGACCGGATAACCATTATCTTGAGAAATCATGAGATCGCATTTCGGAAGTCTATGATGAGGATATATTCCGGTTCTCTCTGGTTCATAGGACAAAAGGTTCACTTTTTCATCGTAGATCAAACTCCTCAGTAACTCGACGTGATATATCATTTCATCGATGAGCGCTTTTTCTCTATCAAACATTTAGTCATCTCCTTTTCTTTTAAAATAAATCCTCAATCCCATCAAAGATATAGCTGGATATATCCAGAAGATCTTTTTTTTCTGCTGATTCCGGCTGTTTTGCTTCCTTTTTCGATTCCAAAGTTAAGTCGCCGCTTTCTAAGACAGATAAGATTCGATCTATCTTTGCTTCAAGCGTCTTAATGCGGTCATCAAGTTCTTTAATTCGGTCGTCTGTTGAGAAGAGATAAGCGTCAAGGGCTTTCCTTATAAGTTCCGTTCTATTTTTGGTCTCTTTTAATTTTTCTTCCTGTCTTGCCGTTGGCCTAAAGGATATAATCATCCAACCCTGTTTACACCCCTTTCCCCTTATCCCACAAGGCATTATCTTAGTTTTTTCTGTTTCTTGTATTACAAGTGACCTCTCATATTCTTTTTACTTGTAATACAATCTTTTCCCTTATCCTATAAGGTTTTATTAAGTTTTTTTCTGTTTCTTGTATTACAAGCGATCTCTTATATCCTCTTTCTTTGTAATACAACTACCTAAAAAAAACGGCTTCATCCCTTGTCTTGCAAGGCTTTAATCGCGTTTACAATCAGATCGATTGTTTGTATTACAAAAACTCATTTTTTTGCCTTCTAACCCTTGTCCTGCAAGGGTTTTAGCGTGTTTACACTTTCCTTGTTTGTTCTTGTATCCTCCCCAAAATCAAATATCCGATGGCATCTGCAAATTGACCGTCCCTCGGGAATTCTACATTCGGATGGAAGTCTTCAAGATATTCTTTAAGCTCTAAAGCTCCTCCGCCACAGAAAAAGATTGTGCGGACAAATTCTTTCTTTTCTCCCCACATAGAGGTGATGTGCCTTTTGATGGTAGAGGCTACTGTTTCTTTCGCTTTACGCAAATCGGAAGATATATCGATCTCTCTCCCTGCGAAATATTGCCTTCCTCCCTTTTTTATGATGTCTTCAATAATAACGATGTTTGGCCGGTGTCCTGTCTTTTCAAAAAAGGCGTCTTGTGCTAACGTTCTAATCTGCATACCGCCTACTGAAGCGTCTATCGTAAACGACATATCCCACATGAGTTTTAATTTATCTACCGCATGGAAAGTGACTACATCCACTGTACGAAAGCCGATGTTGACAGCCGAGATCAATTCTCCACTACGAAATAGTTCAGGTCTTTTAGGAAATCCTCCGGTGTTTAGAAGATTGGCATAAACGGAAGCACCCCCTTGAATAAAGACCGTGACTTTATCAAACTTGATGGTGCTTACTTGTCCTTTCTTTTTCCCGGTGAGGTGTTTCAAGTTTATGTTTATCTTGTTTAGCATATCTTCAAAGGCATCTTTCTGTTCTTTGAAGTGTCCAAAGGGGAGCCCGGTAATGAGATGTATGGGCTGAGGGTCAGGGGGGAGAAGCTCCCCTACTGCCGTTGCTAGGAGAATTTTCGTCTCCGGCTCATTGATTTTATTTCTATCAAAAGCATACATGGCCATGCGAGATTCTAATGCTAAGTCGCCGACGAAGTATTCCTCCGCCTTACCTCTTTCCTCAACCCTTACGTGAATGTCGTTTTCCCCTTCATCTGGCCCAAAAAGCCTCATTATGCTCCGGTCATGGGCTGGGGAGATGAGACTGCGGAAGAGTACCCTCTCCCCATTTTCGTTGATCCCCTTTACATAGCCATAACCGATGTCTACGGCAATTTTAAACATCCTTTCAACCTCCTATTTCCGCTCCACAAATTTTTGAATCTCTTCTACACTTGCCCCTGCACCAACGATCCGCCCAATCTCAACCTTCCTGCCGTTTACATCTTTCATATGGACAAGAACAG
The DNA window shown above is from Thermicanus aegyptius DSM 12793 and carries:
- a CDS encoding NUDIX hydrolase yields the protein MERIITRLSREIVYKDKYLTLNKDQVKFPDGRIGSYVSVEHTQKTPSGLVGVATLGFVEDKIITIKIFRYPIGEFSKEIPRGFVKKKRRIGERSGNSGNCGRSEVGKMPYSCTLLGYVYPDTGIFSGKVGIFMANFNGDDFKGDEKEGIAKVELNSTEEILSDILTGKIQDSYTLAAITFALANGVLVDISRHHVGGLLPR
- a CDS encoding S1 RNA-binding domain-containing protein — translated: MMEEIRGILIEGFNPTKIEEETYDKDWKEIYSAFQNKLILQGTVTGIETLQNKVCAIVQFGHIRGVIPIDFSGVEDIRQLRKLTGQDVVFKVVSYDREGETFVASRKDALEHMAGLTWNRLEEGAVIIAVVREVTPIEVRADIGGIMVKIPIEEVDYGWIDDLEEKVKVGDHLHVKVVELDKENKKVKVSAKQAKKNPWPECTKRYQERGEYVGKVSGVREYGVFVNLEPNVDALCPHPRYQNVKKGDKVLMRVLHVDPKKEQIRGRIVRII
- a CDS encoding type IV secretory system conjugative DNA transfer family protein, with the protein product MQLGLSVIEPKGDMAFMVREMAEAMELPFVHIDPARNREYAIVRGYDPDYKSDTFNPMKGDMDTVAEATVSVLKSLFGKQDPFFATVQELAARNTTKLLKTLYGDNIDLIDVVETLRDPELLEKKVKELKARDGATDLVRFFESELLGSLRDKYRQFAIGLRAQLENLTSNTNLKAIMGGKDSLNIDEHFLKGGILAVNTALGELGTSGDAFGQFVVMHLQSGTFRRPGTERTRIPHFLIVDELSRYINPDFERFLSIAAEYRVAGIFATQSLAQLEVESGKMSGRAIKRSILNGCRNKIVFGGVTAEDAKEFAEELGKRQMIERRGTYANRIFIPNLLPEKYQDVEIEEYRYYYSQIMYSLPRFHFIHKLMKNGVQQTPGIGKGNFVPKDWKERREWEKNESKSKFIFYRLNFWKKKEKEGERKKHEPIERQQEQQEQQENETTRPANESALESTANKISAETVTNDKAEETQKTPQKTLGIEALEALEALEEDKPKKITFRHKDKETHSVQGELFTSNEEDFSPPSLEDEPEEKPPEEEKRAYVPDDDDDFF
- a CDS encoding replication-relaxation family protein → MPDTIKRINERDLEILSAIYKHRVLTTEQIAEMFFDGKKNYCYRKLYLMKNTGLIESYSRIKKEGRATTGGYYITDKGITLLHKNGKIESKVPAANNRVNQKQIGYLAKVNQIFLELAKSGWQYKDSREVKREENRNRGDLVQGKLISPAGVEYEIYYLEDKAKEVAIVKVIKEITFIAKTTNIAVFFGGETSFRNFIEKSNQLRLVMGGEILLLPYNFGIRYLKHYASDEELFQALGKEVIKSDHPWLKWISKEGGEYLVNLLTNDYMMIFNLTRMTEEQKQKYGREIKVLVANRMVSEYQKYFRDQHFITFESIDIKDLFNERGKKDGTYSDQSA
- a CDS encoding cell wall hydrolase — encoded protein: MKRTYINITLILISLVISLVLAVTHFTGLRKVEIEPNRAPPILIGQSDEEDILAIKQYKTPSKAKNITISSLSEENQTEVMLLARLIHAEAGNQPYEGKIAVANVVLNRVKSPDFPNTIKDVIFQKGQFTPVANKKINNTPTEEDIKAAKEALEGVVVLEDALYFENSKNKNNWIKKNREFITRIGEHNFYR
- a CDS encoding ParM/StbA family protein, whose amino-acid sequence is MFKIAVDIGYGYVKGINENGERVLFRSLISPAHDRSIMRLFGPDEGENDIHVRVEERGKAEEYFVGDLALESRMAMYAFDRNKINEPETKILLATAVGELLPPDPQPIHLITGLPFGHFKEQKDAFEDMLNKININLKHLTGKKKGQVSTIKFDKVTVFIQGGASVYANLLNTGGFPKRPELFRSGELISAVNIGFRTVDVVTFHAVDKLKLMWDMSFTIDASVGGMQIRTLAQDAFFEKTGHRPNIVIIEDIIKKGGRQYFAGREIDISSDLRKAKETVASTIKRHITSMWGEKKEFVRTIFFCGGGALELKEYLEDFHPNVEFPRDGQFADAIGYLILGRIQEQTRKV